Proteins encoded in a region of the Podarcis muralis chromosome 6, rPodMur119.hap1.1, whole genome shotgun sequence genome:
- the CISD1 gene encoding CDGSH iron-sulfur domain-containing protein 1: protein MGLGSNSSVRVEWIAAVTFAAGAAAIGYLAYKKFISKDRCCNGMVNLHIQKDNPKVVHAFDMEDLGEKAVYCRCWRSKKFPLCDGSHTNHNDETGDNVGPLIIKRKDA from the exons ATGGGGCTCGGGTCGAATTCTTCCGTGCGGG TTGAATGGATTGCAGCTGTTACGTTTGCTGCTGGAGCGGCAGCCATTGGTTATCTTGCTTACAAAAAATTTATCAGCAAGGACAGATGCTGTAATGGGATGGTAAATCTCCATATCCAGAAAGATAACCCAAAGGTAGTTCATGCATTTGATATGGAAGATTTGGGGGAGAAAGCTGTGTACTGCCGGTGTTGGAGGTCAAAGAAG TTTCCATTATGCGATGGGTCTCATACAAACCATAATGATGAAACGGGAGACAATGTGGGACCTCTGATCATCAAGAGAAAAGATGCATAA